One genomic segment of Sorex araneus isolate mSorAra2 chromosome X, mSorAra2.pri, whole genome shotgun sequence includes these proteins:
- the CHRND gene encoding acetylcholine receptor subunit delta, producing the protein MTVKDTVPVCLWTGRVIWMEKRQLQVAGPPERPEHPERRRLGPERRGAAAPAPVRGEGLQQGGPAGRAQGGRCGGVPGTHALQPHLTEGGGGDPHHERVDRAHPACPCPGQLGVAGRQSPLLTQGAPQGWTDSRLQWNEADFENVSVLRLPPDMVWLPEIVLENNNDGSFQISYSCNVLIYSSGYVYWLPPAIFRSSCPVSVTYFPFDWQNCSLKFSSLKYTAKEIALSLKQEEEDGRAFPVEWVIIDPEGFTENGEWEIVHRPARVNLDPSVPLDTPGQQDVTFYLIIRRKPLFYVINILVPCVLISFMIILVFYLPADCGEKTSVAISVLLAQSVFLLLISKRLPPTSLAIPLIGKFLLFGMVLVTMVVVICVVVLNIHFRSPSTHVLSDGVKKLFLETLPGLLHMSRPAEEGPGPGALIRRSSSLGYISKAEEYFSLKSRSDLMFEKQSERHGLARRPTTARRPPVGSEQAQQDLFSELKPAVDGANFIINHMKDQNNYNDEKDCWNRVASTVDRLCLYVVTPVMVVGTAWIFLQGAYNQPPPQPFPGDPFSYQEQDKRFI; encoded by the exons ATGACAGTAAAGGACACGGTCCCGGTGTGCCTGTGGACAGGCCGGGTCATCTGGATGGAGAAACGGCAGCTGCAGGTGGCTGGACCCCCAGAGAGACCAGAGCACCCAGAGCGCCG GCGGCTGGGCCCTGAACGCCGAGGAGCGGCTGCTCCGGCACCTGTTCGAGGAGAAGGGCTACAACAAGGAGGTCCGGCCGGCCGAGCGCAAGGAGGACGTTGTGGAGGTGTCCCTGGCACTCACGCTCTCCAACCTCATCTCACTG aaggaggtggaggagaccCTCACCACGAACGTGTGGATCGAGCAC ACCCTGCCTGCCCTTGTCCTGGGCAGCTGGGGGTCGCTGGGCGACAGAGCCCACTGCTGACGCAGGGGGCCCCCCAGGGCTGGACAGACAGCCGGTTACAGTGGAACGAGGCAGACTTCGAGAACGTCAGTGTCCTGCGGCTGCCCCCCGACATGGTGTGGCTCCCAGAGATCGTGCTGGAGAACAA CAACGACGGCTCCTTCCAGATCTCCTACTCGTGCAACGTGCTCATCTACTCCTCGGGCTACGTGTACTGGCTGCCGCCTGCCATCTTCCGCTCCTCCTGCCCCGTCTCCGTCACCTACTTCCCCTTCGACTGGCAGAACTGCTCCCTCAAGTTCAG tTCCCTGAAGTACACGGCCAAGGAGATCGCCCTGAGCctgaagcaggaggaggaggacggacGCGCCTTCCCCGTGGAGTGGGTCATCATCGACCCCGAGGGCTTCACAG AGAACGGGGAGTGGGAGATAGTGCACCGGCCGGCCCGGGTCAACCTGGACCCGAGCGTCCCACTGGACACCCCTGGCCAGCAGGATGTCACCTTCTACCTGATCATCCGCCGCAAGCCCCTCTTCTACGTCATCAACATCCTGGTGCCCTGTGTGCTCATCTCCTTCATGATCATCCTGGTCTTCTACCTGCCGGCCGACT GTGGTGAGAAGACGTCGGTGGCCATCTCAGTGCTGCTGGCCCAGTCGGTCTTCCTGCTGCTGATCTCCAAGCGGCTTCCCCCCACGTCCCTGGCCATCCCGCTCATCGGCAA GTTTCTGCTCTTCGGCATGGTGCTGGTGACCATGGTCGTGGTCATCTGCGTCGTGGTGCTCAACATCCACTTCCGCTCGCCCAGCACCCACGTGCTGTCCGACGGAGTCAAGAAG CTCTTCCTGGAGACGCTGCCCGGGCTCCTGCACATGTCCCGACCAGCAGAGGAGGGGCCTGGCCCGGGGGCCCTGATCCGGAGGAGCAGCTCGCTGGGCTACATCTCCAAGGCCGAGGAGTACTTCTCCCTCAAGTCCCGCAGTGACCTCATGTTCGAGAAGCAGTCGGAGCGGCACGGGCTGGCCCGGCGTCCCACGACCGCGC GCAGGCCCCCCGTGGGCTCTGAACAGGCCCAGCAGGACCTCTTCAGCGAGCTGAAGCCTGCTGTGGACGGGGCCAACTTCATCATCAACCACATGAAGGACCAGAACAACTACAATGAC GAGAAGGACTGCTGGAACCGTGTGGCCAGCACTGTGGACCGCCTCTGCCTCTATGTCGTCACGCCCGTCATGGTGGTGGGCACCGCCTGGATCTTCCTGCAGGGCGCCTACAATCAGCCGCCACCCCAGCCCTTCCCGGGGGACCCCTTCTCCTACCAGGAGCAGGACAAGCGCTTCATCTAA